From a region of the Lactuca sativa cultivar Salinas chromosome 4, Lsat_Salinas_v11, whole genome shotgun sequence genome:
- the LOC111895185 gene encoding probable protein phosphatase 2C 60: MGVYLSTPKTDKTSDNGENEKLRYGVSSMQGWRTSMEDVHAALLDLDNSTSFFGVYDGHGVQAVSKFCAKYLHQQVLKQEAYAAGDIGTAAQKSFLRMDEMMCGQRGWRELAILGNKMDQFSGMIEGLIWSPKGNDLKCLNDNWSNEEVSWTCSSERFLHNLLFLVCNINNNNFFSWAKEIMTHAKEYKMMTCLPSLSQKEILVKLFQSAGTYNTYPGWIPFTCGPIS; the protein is encoded by the exons ATGGGGGTTTACCTAAGCACACCTAAAACTGATAAAACATCCGACAATGGTGAGAATGAGAAACTGAGATATGGAGTCTCATCCATGCAAGGATGGCGCACATCAATGGAAGATGTT CATGCTGCTTTACTTGACTTGGACAACTCCACATCTTTCTTTGGCGTTTATGATGGCCATGGAG TTCAGGCAGTCTCTAAGTTCTGTGCCAAGTATCTTCACCAGCAAGTCCTGAAGCAGGAAGCTTATGCTGCTGGTGATATTGGAACTGCTGCCCAGAAATCTTTTCTCAG AATGGATGAGATGATGTGTGGACAACGTGGCTGGAGAGAGTTGGCTATATTGGGAAATAAAATGGATCAATTCAGTGGCATGATAGAGGGACTAATCTGGTCACCAAAGGGTAACGATTTAAAATGTCTAAATGATAATTGGTCTAATGAGGAG GTTTCTTGGACTTGCTCCTCTGAGAGGTTTCTTCACAATCTCTTGTTTCTGGTGTGCAACATCAACAACAATAATTTCTTCTCTTGGGCTAAAGAGATAATGACACATGCCAag GAATACAAGATGATGACTTGTCTTCCATCATTATCTCAAAAGGAAATACTTGTTAAGCTCTTTCAATCTGCTGGGACATACAACACCTATCCAGGCTGGATCCCTTTTACTTGTGGGCCCATTTCTTGA